The DNA region TATGTGCGAACATTGTCATATATAGCAACAAACGAGACAATTCATTCAGAGGGAATCCTGTTCCGTCTCTCAACCAGGAACATCTGGAAAAGAATGTATCAAATGGCACCACAGGGACCCATACAGCTTAAAATGAAACAGCTAAATCAAATTGACAActttgagaagaaaataaaataaacaaataattatttgctttGAACCAACATTGGTTCTCATCTTGAATGTGACAAAATCCAAAGAAAGCCTTTCAATTGACGCAATAATAAAAGTGCCTAACTCTCAATGTCCTTTGTGTCCTTAGTGGTAATGACCTCGCCTGGTCTCCATTATATGACATCAACATTGAGCTATTTTTTACTGTGGCCTCTATTGTGTTGTTTATAAAACAGGttttatacacattttaaatatataaaatgttttcctaaatTAGGAAAACTAGGAATACTTACCTAGTTTTCAGTAATTTTTCCAGCTCACTCATTTACAATGAATACACAAGTTCACTATAAATTTGTTGGACTGctggacagacagatggacagatgATTGTGGCATAAAAGCGGCATAACCTTAAGAGAATAACAGGTGTCGCATTGACACATAGCAGACAAAAGCTGCATAAATTGGATCTTAATACATTCAACTTATAGCATTCTGAACCAGACATACTATTTGAACGTTTCCTCAGTTGAATTAAAGAAAGATGTAAAAGATGTTGCAGTTTGAAAGACAGTAATTGGTATTTTAACTCCAACCAGAAGATTTCCAAAGACTTGTCAGCTGAAACCTTGTCAGTCAATAAATATTGACTAACAAGTCAAAtcagaatttagatttttttttctttttttttcagatagtGCTTCCCAGCAGATAGTATGTAAGGCATGTAGCTACCTTGCATAACTCAATGTACAACATGACCAGGTAGAACAACTGGATAGAAACGCAGctaaatccaaaaacaaaaagaaattcataACAACGATCAATCAGAActatataaaaatacacaattatctaaaagtttaaatatatatttgttacaatacccaaacaaaaaaatcagaccctgttatattgacatttttaaagcaatattGCTTTAGCAGACTGCCAGACTTACAGCTCAAGTCTCACATCCTTAAAAACAACTCCAGAGGATCCATGTATCATACCTCAGCGTTTTATATTGGACGAAGGAAAATCAGAGAGTCAGCTTGTGCTGaaagtcagaaatgtttatttgctgCCTTGAAAAAATGACTTTGCTGCACTGGAAGCACTTACCGAACCATCTTTATGCCAGGATGAGATATGAGCCAATTTCATCTGCAGCtctaaaaaacaatttcactcTGGCAGAAGGAACATTGTACAACACATCAGTTTCTATGGTGAgattgattttatgtaataaatgtCCTGCCTCTACATAGCAAAAGCCTTCTGTAGTCAACAATGAGAAACAAACCTCGAGAAGTTTCCGAATACTAGTAATAACATATGTAGAACCCGTTAAAGACTAGAGTTTACAAAAAGCAGTCAGacttaaactttgttttatagGTCAACACATCACATTAGAAGCCAACTTGTGAATTTAATTGATTCAGTGTATCCACGTTTCAGGCATGACCAGTAACTTCAAGGATCTGAGGGaatttccaaatgtttcattcatttctagATAAAGTTAAATCTCTTCTTGAACTTTAGGTGGATCTTCGAAGGACCTTCACATTCCGCAACTCCAAGCAGACCTACACTGGCATCCCCATCATTGCAGCCAACATGGATACAACAGGAACCTTTGAGATGGCAAAGGTTCTCAGTAAAGTGAGtttttgaaagtgttttttttcccttatgtGGTAGAGAGGCATTGTTTCCATTTAGCTCAGCTGAAACTGTATGATGGTACAGTTTTCCCTTCACTTTGAGCATATTTGTCTTTACTCTGTCTTTAGCACACCCTCTTCACAGCCATCCATAAACACTACTCTGTAGAAGACTGGAAAAACTTTGCTGCTGACCATCCAGAATGCTTAGAGGTAACATCACCACTTCTCCACTCAAAGTACTTGCaaggttaaataaaatgttgaccCAATGGCAGAGGTTCACCTTTAAACAGGACCATGATGCTGACCGTCCAGCCAGACAGAGCTAaaatttaaaggtttaaacCACAACATGTCTATGTATTAgaagtcaaagcccagacctaaatccaactggAAATCCTTGGCAAGACTTGATGTTAATAGGTGCTCTGCATCCAGTGTAACTGAGCACTTGCTATTTTTGTAATGAAGAGCAGACCAACATTTTGGTCTCTAGATGATGGAAACCTGTTCCAAAACAGAGTTATTGACTAAAGTCAGTTCAGTACAAATGCACATCccagttttcaaaattttatttgtaggaAATTTGAAAGCCATGTGTTATTGTCCATCTGTGTTGGTCTGCCACATTAAATCCTAATACACTGAAGATGAAGCGGTATATTTCCCATCCACTCAGCATGTAGCCGCTAGCTCAGGGAGTGGCAATGCAGACCTGGAGAAGCTGTGTGCCATCCTGCAGGCCGTCCCTACTCTCCAGTACATCTGTCTGGATGTGGCCAATGGCTACTCAGAGTACTTTGTGGAGTTTGTCAAGACGGTGAGAGAAAAGTTCCCCAAACACACCATCATGGTAAGGAAATGGGCCCATCTGACCTCATACAACAGTTTGTCCCCCCGGTGTCTCAGGTAAAGGCTGATCTATGAGTGCTTTTTGGTGTTTATGTTGCAGGCTGGAAATGTGGTAACAGGGGAGATGGTGGAGGAGCTCATCCTCTCTGGTGCTGATATAATCAAAGTTGGTATCGGACCAGGTCGGTGGATAAAATCATCCGAGTGTTtaataagaaaacagaaagtccGTTTGCCATTATACATATTAAGTTGTCTGCTCATGCACGATATGTTGTAAAGGGAAACTAATAAATGATTTGAAAATTTAGGGATAATTATCAGCTGTAGAGAGTAGAAGTAAATGCACTAATTCTCCACAGCAGGTTTCTGTAGCCAGAGATAGATAGAGATTGCAGAAAGACCTCCCCTTCTCTAATGCAGCGTTAATGCTGTATTTTTCAGGTTCGGTGTGCACGACAAGGATCAAGACAGGAGTGGGTTATCCACAGCTGAGCGCTGTCATAGAGTGTGCAGACTCAGCCCACGGACTCAAAGGTCACATTATCTCTGTAAGGACATGTTGTTTTTGCTTATAT from Xiphophorus hellerii strain 12219 chromosome 13, Xiphophorus_hellerii-4.1, whole genome shotgun sequence includes:
- the gmpr gene encoding GMP reductase 1 isoform X2; the protein is MDTTGTFEMAKVLSKHTLFTAIHKHYSVEDWKNFAADHPECLEHVAASSGSGNADLEKLCAILQAVPTLQYICLDVANGYSEYFVEFVKTVREKFPKHTIMAGNVVTGEMVEELILSGADIIKVGIGPGSVCTTRIKTGVGYPQLSAVIECADSAHGLKGHIISDGGCSCPGDVAKAFGAGADFVMMGGMLAGHDQCTGEIIEKNGKKYKLFYGMSSDTAMKKYVGGLAEYRASEGRTVEVPYRGDVENTVRDVLGGLRSTCTYVGAAKLKELSRRTTFIRVTQQSSQMFT
- the gmpr gene encoding GMP reductase 1 isoform X1; this translates as MPRVDADLKLDFKDVLFRPKRSSLKSRSEVDLRRTFTFRNSKQTYTGIPIIAANMDTTGTFEMAKVLSKHTLFTAIHKHYSVEDWKNFAADHPECLEHVAASSGSGNADLEKLCAILQAVPTLQYICLDVANGYSEYFVEFVKTVREKFPKHTIMAGNVVTGEMVEELILSGADIIKVGIGPGSVCTTRIKTGVGYPQLSAVIECADSAHGLKGHIISDGGCSCPGDVAKAFGAGADFVMMGGMLAGHDQCTGEIIEKNGKKYKLFYGMSSDTAMKKYVGGLAEYRASEGRTVEVPYRGDVENTVRDVLGGLRSTCTYVGAAKLKELSRRTTFIRVTQQSSQMFT